A genomic stretch from Mastacembelus armatus chromosome 7, fMasArm1.2, whole genome shotgun sequence includes:
- the LOC113145209 gene encoding trace amine-associated receptor 13c-like, which translates to MEETELCFPHLLNVSCKKYKRPHSETLFIYIVLSFISLLTVVLNVLVIISISHFRQLHTPTNLLLFSLAVSDFLVGLLVMPFHILLTEPCWFLGDLVCVLFYLLPFITVYASVVNMVLISVDRYVAICDPLHYPTRITLNRVQICVVLCWIYCVFYTFLILHDNLKQPGRYNSCYGECVIYVIGAVDIVLVFIIPVSTIIILYVRVFVVAVSQARAMRSHIAAVTLQCSVTVTVKKSEMKAARNLGVVVAVFLMCYCPYYCLSLSGYELTISSSTIFLVYLVYFNSYLNPVIYAFLYPWFRKSVKLIVTLEILQPNSCMINVL; encoded by the exons atggaggaaactgaactctgtTTTCCACATCTCCTCAATGTGTCTTGCAAAAAGTACAAACGTCCTCACTCTGAGACACTGTTCATTTACATTGTGCTGTCCTTCATCTCTTTGCTGACTGTGGTTCTGAATgtgctggtcatcatctccatctcccacttcaG gcagctccacacccccaccaacctcctcctcttctctctggctgtctctgaCTTCCTTGTTGGTCTCCTTGTGATGCCGTTTCATATCCTCTTAACAGAACCGTGTTGGTTCCTGGGTGACCTGGTCtgtgttctgttttatttgttaccTTTTATCACTGTCTATGCCTCAGTAGtaaacatggtgctcatatcagtcgaccgttatgtggctatctGTGACCCTCTGCACTACCCCACCAGAATCACTCTAAACAGAGTTCAGAtctgtgttgtcctgtgttggatttactgtgttttctacaCCTTTCTGATTTTACATGATAACCTGAAACAACCAGGCAGGTATAACTCCTGTTATGGAGAATGTGTGATCTATGTAATAGGAGCTGTTGACATTGTTTTAGTCTTTATCATTCCTGTTAGTACCATCATCATTCTGTATGTGAGagtgtttgtggtggctgtgtctcaggctcgtgccatgcgctcccacattgcagctgtcacactgcagtgttcagtgactgtaactgttaagaaatcagagatgaaagcagccaggaatcTTGGTGTTGTGGTTGCCGTGTTTCTCATGTGTTACTGTCCATATTattgtctctctctatctggCTATGAACTCACAATCAGTTCTTCAACTATCTTTCTGGTTTATTTAGTATACTTTAATTCCTACCTAAACCCTGTGATTTATGCCTTTTTgtatccctggtttagaaaatcagtTAAACTCATTGTTACCCTTGAAATCCTGCAGCCTAACTCCTGTATGATCAATGTGCTGTAG